Proteins encoded within one genomic window of Synechococcus sp. PCC 7335:
- a CDS encoding orange carotenoid protein N-terminal domain-containing protein, which yields MATAADYTTSQKEQKQRFDALSADEKLATLWYVYEGLGEERLENPDDNKESDSSSDLYNQIKEKSKEEQLQFMRDVLSGEGNDLTNAYNNLSNTTKIALWYRLGQGMAKGSVIQVPGDYSLSNDAQQLVSAINEMSFEQSYLFVRDAIVG from the coding sequence ATGGCCACTGCTGCCGACTACACAACATCACAGAAAGAACAAAAGCAACGGTTTGACGCGCTAAGCGCCGACGAGAAGCTAGCGACTCTGTGGTACGTATATGAAGGGTTAGGCGAAGAGAGACTTGAAAACCCTGATGATAATAAGGAGTCAGACAGCTCTAGCGATCTGTACAACCAGATTAAAGAGAAGTCTAAAGAAGAACAGCTTCAATTCATGCGCGATGTCCTCTCTGGTGAGGGGAATGATTTAACCAATGCGTACAACAATTTAAGCAATACTACAAAGATCGCGCTTTGGTATCGTTTAGGACAGGGTATGGCAAAAGGATCTGTTATTCAAGTTCCTGGCGATTATAGTCTATCCAACGATGCCCAACAGCTAGTTAGCGCCATCAACGAGATGAGCTTTGAGCAGAGTTATCTCTTCGTTCGTGATGCTATCGTTGGCTGA
- a CDS encoding SDR family NAD(P)-dependent oxidoreductase, translating into MLLPSVMTINALVVGATQGIGLAFTQQLLLDNRVKHLFATYRSKQTAESLLTLASQHPNRLHLIKLDIVDEEQIESGLAAVKLIAPNLHVAINCVGLLHNQQQQPEKALRQLNSKNLLTYFQINSIGPVLLAKHLLGLFKHAELSIFATISAKIGSIGDNRIGGWYGYRASKAALNMFLKTSAIEYSRRSPKTILVMLHPGTTDTGLSKPFQRGVAPEKLFSTERTVTQLLSVLENVTIKDSGAFFSWDGSRLPW; encoded by the coding sequence ATGCTGCTACCCTCTGTGATGACTATAAACGCTCTTGTCGTTGGTGCAACTCAGGGAATTGGTCTAGCTTTTACTCAACAGCTGTTATTAGACAATCGAGTGAAGCATTTATTTGCCACTTATCGCTCAAAACAGACCGCAGAAAGCCTGCTAACACTAGCCAGTCAGCATCCTAATCGCTTGCATCTAATTAAGCTAGACATTGTTGATGAAGAACAGATCGAAAGTGGTCTTGCAGCAGTGAAGTTGATAGCCCCCAATCTTCATGTTGCTATCAACTGCGTAGGATTGTTGCATAATCAGCAGCAACAGCCTGAGAAGGCGCTCAGACAGCTGAATTCAAAGAATCTTCTAACTTATTTTCAAATTAATAGCATTGGTCCAGTGTTGCTAGCAAAGCACTTACTGGGTTTGTTTAAGCACGCAGAACTAAGTATATTTGCCACTATTTCAGCCAAGATTGGCAGTATTGGTGATAATCGTATTGGTGGATGGTACGGATATAGAGCTTCTAAAGCAGCACTAAATATGTTTCTCAAGACCTCTGCAATTGAATACAGCCGGCGTAGTCCGAAAACAATACTGGTGATGCTACATCCTGGAACAACAGATACCGGGCTTTCGAAGCCTTTTCAAAGGGGAGTTGCGCCTGAGAAACTGTTCTCCACCGAAAGGACGGTTACTCAACTATTAAGTGTTTTAGAGAACGTAACGATTAAAGATAGTGGAGCATTTTTCTCCTGGGATGGCAGTCGATTACCGTGGTAG